One segment of Verrucomicrobiota bacterium DNA contains the following:
- a CDS encoding 3-isopropylmalate dehydratase, giving the protein MPNVIISPVFVLGDNIDTDQIIPAHYLTLVPTIPEEYEKLGSYAMAGLPEELYPTPFIEEGTAKTHYKIVVAGKNFGCGSSREHAPIAMGAAGVELVVAESYARIFFRNAVATGELYPFEARERLVDKIKTGDIATLDLDSDTFEFGGQTYVLKPMGDVRPVIEAGGLFNYARQTGMISS; this is encoded by the coding sequence ATGCCGAACGTGATCATCAGCCCGGTTTTTGTGCTGGGCGATAACATTGATACCGATCAGATCATACCCGCCCATTACCTTACCCTCGTTCCTACCATCCCGGAGGAGTACGAAAAACTGGGTTCGTATGCGATGGCGGGATTACCCGAGGAACTTTACCCGACTCCGTTCATCGAGGAAGGCACGGCAAAAACGCATTATAAAATCGTAGTTGCCGGTAAAAATTTCGGCTGCGGCAGTTCCCGCGAGCACGCCCCGATCGCCATGGGTGCGGCCGGAGTGGAACTGGTCGTGGCGGAGTCTTACGCCCGGATCTTTTTCCGAAACGCGGTGGCTACGGGTGAGCTCTACCCTTTTGAAGCGCGGGAACGTTTGGTGGATAAAATCAAAACCGGCGACATCGCCACGCTCGATCTTGACTCCGATACGTTCGAGTTCGGCGGCCAGACTTACGTCCTCAAACCCATGGGCGACGTGCGGCCGGTGATTGAGGCCGGGGGTCTCTTCAACTACGCCCGTCAAACGGGGATGATCAGTTCCTGA
- the frr gene encoding ribosome recycling factor, translating to MTGDDILLDTEEAMEKSTEYLLHEFASLRTGKASPGLVENLDVSAYGTTMKLKQLALITTPEPRLLVIQPFDASVTRDIEKAISESKLGINPAVEGKLIRLRIPELSEERRKDLVKAARHMAEEARVRVRGSRRGAIDQVKKLEKDGKITEDDRRHLEQEIQELTDKYVKQIDSHLETKEVDIMKV from the coding sequence ATGACTGGAGACGATATTTTGTTGGACACGGAGGAAGCGATGGAAAAGAGCACGGAGTACCTGCTTCACGAATTCGCTTCCTTGCGGACGGGGAAGGCCTCACCGGGGTTGGTGGAGAACCTTGACGTGTCTGCTTATGGCACGACGATGAAGCTGAAACAGTTGGCGCTGATCACCACGCCGGAACCACGCCTGCTTGTGATCCAGCCGTTTGATGCGAGCGTCACGCGCGACATCGAAAAGGCGATCAGCGAATCGAAGCTGGGCATCAACCCGGCCGTTGAAGGTAAACTTATTCGCCTGCGAATTCCGGAGCTTTCCGAGGAGCGCCGGAAGGATCTGGTCAAAGCTGCCCGCCACATGGCGGAAGAGGCCCGGGTTCGGGTCCGCGGCAGCCGGCGAGGCGCCATCGACCAGGTGAAGAAGCTGGAGAAAGATGGAAAGATCACTGAGGACGACCGGCGTCACCTTGAGCAGGAAATTCAAGAACTGACCGACAAGTACGTCAAGCAGATCGACTCTCACCTGGAAACGAAGGAAGTCGACATTATGAAGGTATGA
- a CDS encoding redoxin domain-containing protein codes for MKLVPCAVIAAALIVGPVIFAAPRPAPGPARQVPPSSVVRPAPEFAWSSVAGKVRRLRDLRGQPVVLVFATGPAAKDFARQVKQITRQYRLLAARNAVFFVAFTKETGVITRSDVPFIVLPDPESIADEYQVGDFGIAIIGPDGNLDYATDRVIPGQRILDVINNSFQVQAQQRRG; via the coding sequence ATGAAACTGGTCCCCTGCGCGGTCATTGCAGCCGCTTTGATCGTTGGCCCCGTAATTTTCGCCGCGCCACGGCCGGCCCCGGGACCGGCCAGGCAGGTTCCCCCCAGCAGCGTCGTCCGGCCCGCCCCGGAATTCGCCTGGAGCAGCGTGGCGGGTAAGGTCCGTCGCCTGCGCGACCTCCGGGGGCAACCGGTGGTCCTGGTTTTTGCAACCGGCCCGGCGGCAAAGGATTTCGCCCGGCAAGTCAAGCAGATCACCCGTCAGTATCGGCTTCTGGCGGCGCGTAACGCCGTGTTTTTTGTAGCCTTTACGAAAGAGACGGGGGTGATTACCCGCTCGGACGTGCCGTTTATCGTGTTGCCGGATCCCGAGTCAATCGCAGACGAATACCAGGTGGGCGACTTTGGCATCGCCATTATCGGCCCGGACGGCAACCTGGATTACGCAACGGACCGCGTCATTCCGGGCCAGCGAATTCTGGACGTCATCAATAATTCTTTTCAGGTCCAGGCTCAGCAGCGGCGAGGCTGA
- a CDS encoding UMP kinase, with amino-acid sequence MSNLKTAPGQPKYRRIVLKVSGEALREPGSHETISPAIVSDIARQIQEVRDLGVEVAVVIGGGNIWRGLAASHRGMDRTTADYMGMLATVINGMALQSALEQLGVVTRLQTAIEMANVAEPFILRRAIRHLELGRVVIFGAGTGNPFFSTDTTAALRASEIRAEVILKATKVDGIYDSDPKLNPNAQRYEWVTYSEALTKRLKVMDSTAFSLCMDNRVPIIVFDMAVPHNIRRVVCGEKVGTLVTSE; translated from the coding sequence ATGTCCAATCTCAAAACGGCTCCCGGGCAGCCTAAATACCGCCGGATTGTTTTGAAAGTAAGCGGAGAAGCCCTTCGAGAACCGGGCAGTCACGAGACGATTTCCCCTGCCATCGTCAGCGACATCGCTCGTCAGATACAGGAAGTGCGCGATCTCGGTGTTGAAGTGGCCGTCGTGATCGGGGGCGGCAACATCTGGCGCGGCCTTGCCGCGAGTCATCGCGGGATGGACCGCACCACCGCCGACTACATGGGGATGCTGGCTACCGTGATCAACGGCATGGCGCTCCAGAGCGCCCTCGAACAACTCGGGGTCGTCACGCGGCTGCAAACGGCGATTGAAATGGCTAACGTCGCCGAACCCTTTATCCTGCGGCGGGCCATCCGCCACCTCGAATTGGGGCGCGTGGTCATCTTCGGCGCCGGCACCGGCAACCCGTTCTTCTCAACCGATACCACGGCGGCGTTGCGGGCCAGCGAGATTCGGGCTGAGGTGATCCTCAAGGCGACCAAAGTCGACGGAATCTACGACAGCGATCCGAAGCTGAATCCCAATGCCCAGCGCTACGAGTGGGTTACCTACAGCGAAGCGCTCACCAAACGGCTCAAGGTCATGGATTCCACCGCGTTCAGCCTTTGCATGGACAACCGGGTGCCGATCATTGTGTTCGACATGGCCGTGCCCCATAATATCAGGCGCGTGGTTTGCGGCGAAAAAGTTGGGACCCTGGTAACCTCGGAATAA
- a CDS encoding 3-isopropylmalate dehydratase: MTLTEKILARASGKDRVEAGDNIWVNVDILLTHDVCGPGSIGVFQREFGKNAKVWDPKKIVIIPDHYIFTADRLSNRNVDILREFAKQQGLPYFYDVIDDPNGQWKFDPARGQVRRQYGSRYQGVCHTALPRLGHARPGEVLFGTDSHTCMAGAFGEFATGIGNTDAGFILGTGKLLVKVPDTMRFYLEGELPPGVMAKDVILNVIGDIGFDGATYRAMQWEGPGASALTMDDRMTIANMAIEAGGKNGIFPADEKTFAYVNERLRANGTKADYDPAELDRDQKFIFDKVYDLSKLEPTVAMHPNPGNRALAKELGQVRLDRAYIGSCTGGKTSDFVAFAEVVRGRHVKIDTFGVPATSDVVHELKTLRMDSASVWDVLVDAGVMMTENASCAACLGGPSDTFGRLNAPLTCISATNRNFPGRMGSKESKVFLASPYTVAASALTGHVTDPREFLN, from the coding sequence ATGACTCTGACGGAGAAGATTTTAGCACGTGCAAGCGGGAAGGATCGCGTTGAGGCAGGCGATAACATTTGGGTTAACGTCGATATCCTTCTTACCCACGATGTTTGCGGTCCGGGCAGCATCGGTGTCTTTCAGCGCGAGTTCGGAAAGAACGCCAAGGTTTGGGATCCCAAAAAGATCGTCATTATTCCGGATCACTACATCTTTACCGCGGACCGGCTTTCCAACCGCAACGTGGACATCCTTCGGGAGTTCGCCAAGCAACAGGGACTACCCTATTTTTACGACGTCATCGATGACCCGAACGGCCAGTGGAAGTTTGATCCTGCGCGGGGCCAGGTCCGGCGCCAGTACGGTTCGCGTTACCAAGGCGTTTGCCACACGGCGCTGCCGCGGTTAGGCCATGCCCGGCCCGGTGAAGTGCTGTTCGGCACCGACTCACATACCTGCATGGCCGGGGCGTTCGGCGAATTTGCGACCGGTATCGGCAACACCGACGCGGGTTTCATCCTTGGCACGGGCAAGCTGCTCGTCAAGGTGCCCGACACGATGCGCTTCTACCTGGAAGGCGAGTTGCCGCCGGGCGTGATGGCCAAGGATGTGATTCTTAACGTGATCGGCGACATCGGTTTTGACGGGGCCACTTACCGGGCGATGCAATGGGAAGGACCCGGCGCATCGGCGTTGACCATGGATGACCGGATGACGATTGCGAATATGGCCATCGAAGCCGGAGGTAAAAACGGCATCTTTCCGGCAGACGAGAAAACCTTTGCCTACGTCAACGAGCGGCTTCGTGCCAACGGCACCAAAGCGGATTATGACCCGGCGGAGCTTGACCGTGACCAGAAGTTTATCTTCGACAAGGTTTACGACCTGTCCAAGCTGGAGCCCACGGTGGCGATGCACCCGAATCCGGGTAATCGCGCCCTGGCGAAAGAACTGGGTCAAGTCCGGTTGGACCGGGCTTACATCGGCTCCTGCACCGGCGGAAAGACGAGCGATTTCGTGGCGTTCGCCGAAGTGGTGCGGGGCAGGCACGTCAAGATCGACACGTTCGGGGTGCCGGCTACCTCGGATGTGGTCCACGAGTTGAAGACGCTCCGGATGGATTCGGCTTCAGTCTGGGATGTATTGGTCGATGCAGGTGTTATGATGACGGAGAACGCCTCCTGCGCTGCCTGTCTGGGTGGCCCGTCTGATACCTTCGGCCGGCTGAATGCGCCTCTGACCTGCATCAGCGCCACCAACCGGAATTTCCCGGGCCGTATGGGCAGCAAGGAATCGAAGGTGTTTCTGGCCAGCCCGTATACGGTGGCCGCTTCGGCGCTGACCGGGCACGTTACCGATCCGCGCGAGTTTCTGAATTGA
- the ligA gene encoding NAD-dependent DNA ligase LigA: protein MPNPGQVEAEIRRLRREIEEHDRLYYQEAAPKISDQAYDQLMRVLRDLEVAHPEFVTADSPTQRVSGRPLDAFRQITHRSPMLSLENTYSEGEVAEFFRRIERHLAGERTLAIIEPKVDGVALSLFYQSGKLVYAATRGNGVAGDDVTANVRTIRSVPLRLHPPYPEEAEVRGEVFMPKRVFAALNESREQAGEPLFANPRNAAAGSLKQLDARIVAERKLDAVFYGWGYVSGSSVRSHQAALAGIAGWGLRTPARTWMAETVEGVLAAIKELDVMRHGFPYETDGAVVKVDDFGQRERLGYTSKAPRWAMAFKYQAERAETRLLSIDVQVGRSGKLTPVANLEPVQLSGTVVARATLHNGEEIKRKDIRVGDVVRIEKSGEIIPAVVEVVAARRTGTEQIFVMPDHCPSCGRPVVHMAGQVDLRCVNVECPDQVKRRLEHFAHKGALDIEGLGEAMVTQLVDAGLVRRIDHVYDLTAEQLGGLERMGTKSISNLLNAIQASKSQPLWRLIFGLGILHVGATASRELASYFGTLDALKSAGVEELTRAHNTGSVMAQSIYDWFRHPDNAALIEALRRHGLNFGHQGEVETLSAKLAGTSWVITGTLSRPRDAFEDLIRRHGGRITSSVSKKTNYLLAGEEAGGKLQKARQLGVQVIGEDQLATLLAAP, encoded by the coding sequence ATGCCAAACCCGGGACAGGTCGAAGCTGAAATCCGGCGACTGCGCCGCGAGATCGAGGAGCATGATCGCCTTTATTACCAGGAAGCTGCGCCGAAGATAAGCGATCAGGCTTACGACCAGCTGATGAGGGTTTTGCGGGACCTGGAGGTTGCCCACCCGGAGTTCGTGACGGCAGATTCGCCGACTCAGCGGGTGAGCGGCCGGCCGCTGGACGCTTTCCGGCAAATTACGCACCGCTCACCGATGCTGAGCCTGGAGAATACCTATTCCGAAGGGGAAGTGGCTGAGTTCTTTCGCCGGATTGAACGGCACCTCGCCGGAGAACGAACTTTAGCGATCATCGAGCCGAAGGTCGATGGGGTGGCGCTCTCGCTGTTTTACCAAAGTGGCAAGCTGGTGTACGCCGCCACGCGGGGCAACGGGGTGGCGGGTGACGACGTGACCGCCAATGTGCGCACCATCCGTTCCGTGCCGCTTCGTCTGCACCCGCCGTACCCGGAGGAGGCGGAGGTCCGGGGAGAGGTCTTTATGCCGAAACGGGTTTTCGCCGCGTTGAATGAAAGTCGTGAACAGGCCGGGGAACCGCTTTTTGCCAACCCGCGAAACGCCGCCGCCGGCAGCTTGAAACAGCTTGATGCCCGGATTGTGGCTGAACGCAAGCTGGACGCCGTGTTCTATGGCTGGGGCTATGTCTCCGGGAGCAGCGTCCGGTCACATCAGGCGGCCCTGGCCGGGATCGCCGGGTGGGGGTTGCGCACGCCGGCCCGGACCTGGATGGCCGAGACCGTGGAAGGCGTGCTTGCGGCGATCAAGGAACTTGACGTCATGCGGCACGGCTTCCCTTACGAAACGGATGGGGCGGTGGTGAAGGTGGACGACTTCGGCCAGCGCGAGCGCCTGGGTTACACTTCCAAGGCGCCGCGATGGGCGATGGCGTTCAAGTACCAGGCGGAACGGGCTGAAACCCGTTTGCTGTCGATCGACGTCCAGGTGGGACGTTCCGGTAAGCTGACTCCGGTGGCAAACCTTGAGCCCGTCCAGCTTAGCGGCACCGTGGTGGCGCGCGCAACGCTGCACAACGGAGAGGAGATCAAGCGCAAAGACATCCGGGTGGGTGACGTGGTGCGCATCGAAAAGTCAGGGGAAATCATCCCGGCCGTCGTTGAAGTGGTGGCCGCGCGCCGCACCGGTACGGAGCAAATTTTCGTCATGCCGGACCATTGCCCAAGCTGCGGCCGGCCGGTGGTCCACATGGCCGGCCAGGTGGATCTCCGCTGCGTGAACGTCGAATGCCCGGACCAGGTTAAACGGCGCCTTGAACACTTCGCTCACAAAGGCGCGCTCGACATTGAAGGGCTCGGCGAAGCGATGGTCACCCAGTTGGTCGATGCGGGGCTCGTCCGGCGGATCGATCATGTCTATGACCTAACGGCCGAGCAGCTGGGCGGGTTGGAGCGGATGGGAACCAAGAGCATCAGCAATCTCTTGAACGCCATTCAAGCCAGTAAAAGCCAGCCGCTCTGGCGCCTGATCTTCGGGCTCGGCATCCTGCACGTGGGGGCGACCGCCTCGCGCGAGCTCGCGTCTTATTTTGGAACGCTGGACGCCTTGAAATCCGCCGGGGTCGAGGAGTTAACCCGCGCGCATAACACCGGTTCCGTCATGGCGCAGAGCATTTACGATTGGTTCCGCCACCCGGATAATGCGGCGCTGATTGAAGCTTTGCGAAGACACGGGTTGAACTTCGGCCACCAGGGCGAGGTTGAAACCTTGAGCGCCAAGTTGGCCGGTACCAGCTGGGTGATCACCGGCACGCTCAGCCGGCCACGAGACGCGTTTGAGGACTTGATCCGCCGGCACGGCGGCCGGATTACCAGCAGCGTAAGCAAGAAAACGAATTATCTGCTCGCCGGAGAAGAGGCCGGCGGCAAACTGCAGAAAGCACGCCAGCTCGGGGTGCAAGTGATCGGCGAAGATCAGCTTGCAACGCTGTTGGCTGCACCCTGA
- a CDS encoding glycosyltransferase, with protein sequence MAICIRFYPSVICVWVNKRDWRQPGPIVNVGLRNAYALAALGKETHFFVGAGPASETAGDLKEFYGLDANPNLHIHRVARTALLARWGLRPGETSSGPIFRQAARFIRTSVSNNAVVAVITREASFLPYLVWLKAWCGSRLLGFYEAHDFHGDLAWRRAQRLPVRSQDVRQSWLERLFLPWLDGVICITGAQRDLFAARQSRLAICTLPLGTDPVDAPPVDPETRRVLRRAVYIGRLSRGKGRDLLLAAAPQLARAGIRLAFWGGNSEQAAALQRQAADQGVGAWVEVISSRPPDALGRDLSARASVGLAPLADDAYNRYLTCPVKALDYLSHSLPVVASDLPSTREVLGDQGAGRFVPPGDADTLARSIIELLDDAAAYAAATRAAHARACALAWPKRGERLLAFIECQR encoded by the coding sequence ATGGCGATTTGCATCCGCTTCTATCCTTCGGTGATTTGCGTTTGGGTAAACAAGCGCGACTGGCGCCAACCGGGGCCGATCGTGAACGTCGGTCTGCGCAATGCGTACGCCCTTGCGGCGCTGGGGAAAGAAACTCACTTTTTTGTCGGTGCAGGACCGGCTTCCGAGACCGCCGGTGACCTGAAGGAATTCTATGGTCTGGATGCCAACCCGAACCTTCATATCCATCGGGTCGCGCGTACGGCGCTGCTCGCCCGGTGGGGGTTGCGCCCTGGTGAGACCAGCAGCGGCCCGATCTTTCGCCAGGCCGCCCGGTTTATCCGCACGTCAGTGAGCAACAATGCGGTGGTCGCGGTGATTACCCGGGAAGCTTCGTTCTTGCCGTACCTGGTTTGGCTCAAGGCATGGTGCGGCTCGCGCCTGCTTGGTTTCTATGAAGCTCATGATTTTCATGGCGACCTTGCCTGGCGCCGCGCCCAGCGCTTGCCGGTCAGGAGCCAGGATGTACGCCAAAGCTGGCTGGAACGGTTATTTTTACCGTGGTTAGACGGCGTGATCTGCATCACCGGCGCGCAACGGGACCTGTTTGCCGCCAGACAGAGCCGGTTGGCCATTTGCACGTTGCCGCTAGGCACCGACCCCGTTGATGCGCCGCCTGTCGACCCCGAAACGCGCCGTGTCTTGCGACGGGCCGTCTACATCGGGCGCCTCTCCCGCGGCAAGGGCCGCGATCTGCTGCTGGCCGCGGCCCCGCAACTGGCGCGGGCCGGGATCAGACTGGCTTTCTGGGGCGGCAATTCCGAGCAGGCCGCCGCCCTGCAACGCCAGGCGGCCGATCAGGGCGTGGGCGCGTGGGTCGAAGTCATAAGTTCACGCCCGCCGGATGCGCTCGGCCGGGATCTGAGCGCGCGTGCCAGCGTCGGGCTGGCTCCGTTGGCCGATGACGCATACAACCGTTACCTGACCTGCCCGGTGAAAGCGCTCGATTACCTGTCGCACAGTCTCCCGGTGGTCGCCAGCGACCTGCCTTCGACGCGAGAAGTGCTAGGTGATCAGGGCGCCGGCCGTTTCGTTCCGCCCGGCGATGCCGATACGCTCGCACGATCCATCATCGAACTGCTCGATGATGCCGCCGCCTACGCGGCCGCAACGCGCGCTGCGCACGCACGTGCCTGTGCGCTGGCCTGGCCCAAGCGCGGAGAACGACTGCTGGCCTTTATAGAATGCCAAAGATAA
- a CDS encoding PQQ-dependent sugar dehydrogenase codes for MQIAIATPGGCDQLTCLESAMLLRPLSSLLPRCFVNWFGVTWAVTMALPAVTLPARAADPLSFETVPVQVPSELREGTFDRERRLRVPKGFIIEVVARIARARFLMGTPAGNLLVSQPAHGKIWLVRLDGDRSVQLLASGLRLPQGMAFKNIDGATYLYVGECNEIVRFRYDPASERVSNREVIVPNLPDASSAGLGGAYGHELKNLAIGPDNKLYVDVASATNASPSDTTSNPVRSAIYQYDLDGSHGRIFARGIRNAEGLDFLPGTGELWAVVNERDEIRFPFHRPWRQGDGDDYGKRLSSYVDDHPPDELIHVKDGANYGWPFANPDPDTPSGLDNMPFDPDYDNNPDWRRFPESTFTRVDKGIQAHSAPLGMAFLQSSNVPEQVRHGLVTAYHGSWDRTRKTGYKVAYFPWTHDGRPGSQVDLVTGWLDDATQDVWGRPVDVKPGKDGALYISDDDSGTVYRLARAR; via the coding sequence ATGCAAATCGCCATTGCAACCCCGGGCGGGTGCGACCAGCTTACCTGCCTGGAATCGGCCATGCTGTTGCGACCCCTTTCGTCTCTTCTCCCGCGATGCTTTGTGAACTGGTTTGGCGTAACCTGGGCGGTAACGATGGCGCTGCCGGCCGTTACCTTGCCCGCCAGGGCTGCCGACCCGCTGTCGTTCGAAACGGTGCCGGTGCAGGTGCCTTCCGAACTCCGTGAGGGTACGTTCGATCGGGAACGAAGGCTGCGGGTACCCAAAGGCTTCATCATCGAGGTGGTTGCTCGAATCGCCCGTGCCCGCTTTCTGATGGGCACCCCGGCTGGGAACCTTTTGGTTTCCCAACCGGCGCACGGCAAGATCTGGCTGGTGCGGCTTGACGGAGATCGCTCGGTGCAACTGCTCGCCAGCGGGCTCCGGCTGCCTCAAGGCATGGCCTTTAAGAACATCGACGGCGCCACTTACCTTTACGTCGGTGAATGCAATGAGATTGTGCGTTTCCGCTACGATCCGGCTTCCGAAAGGGTCTCGAACCGGGAAGTGATCGTACCTAACCTGCCGGATGCCAGCAGTGCGGGACTGGGCGGCGCTTACGGGCACGAACTCAAGAACCTGGCGATCGGGCCCGACAACAAGCTGTACGTCGATGTCGCTTCAGCCACCAACGCGAGCCCGTCCGACACCACCAGCAACCCGGTACGTTCCGCGATCTACCAATATGATCTTGACGGTAGCCACGGGCGGATTTTCGCTCGCGGCATCCGGAACGCCGAAGGCCTGGATTTTTTACCCGGTACGGGCGAGTTGTGGGCCGTCGTCAACGAGCGAGACGAGATCCGGTTCCCCTTCCACCGGCCCTGGCGCCAGGGTGACGGCGACGACTACGGCAAACGCCTGAGTTCCTACGTTGACGATCACCCGCCGGATGAGCTGATCCACGTCAAAGACGGCGCCAACTACGGTTGGCCCTTTGCAAATCCCGATCCCGATACCCCTTCCGGCTTGGATAACATGCCCTTTGACCCGGACTACGATAACAATCCGGATTGGCGCCGTTTTCCCGAATCGACCTTTACACGGGTGGATAAAGGCATCCAGGCGCATTCCGCCCCGCTCGGAATGGCCTTTCTGCAATCAAGCAATGTTCCCGAACAGGTACGGCATGGACTGGTGACGGCCTACCATGGCTCGTGGGATCGGACCCGGAAGACCGGTTACAAGGTCGCGTACTTTCCCTGGACGCACGATGGCCGGCCGGGCTCACAGGTTGACTTGGTAACCGGGTGGCTGGACGACGCCACGCAGGACGTCTGGGGACGGCCGGTAGACGTCAAACCGGGCAAGGATGGGGCACTCTACATTTCCGACGACGACAGCGGAACCGTCTACCGGCTCGCCCGCGCCAGGTAG
- a CDS encoding DUF2147 domain-containing protein yields the protein MIRLYVSLLFAAFACGFAGLPIIAGASESTRTADVAGRWHNQDGAFEIYEESGKLNAKIVALREPLAPDGRVKTDIHNPDAAKRSRPIIGMVFMTGFTPAGAGKWDHGTIYDPKSGKTYSCTMELTGANTLEVRGYVLLSVIGRTEIWTRGDL from the coding sequence ATGATCCGTCTTTACGTCAGCCTTTTGTTTGCGGCGTTTGCGTGCGGTTTCGCCGGACTACCCATCATCGCAGGTGCGTCCGAATCTACCCGGACGGCCGACGTCGCCGGCCGGTGGCATAACCAGGACGGCGCATTCGAAATCTATGAAGAATCCGGAAAACTGAACGCGAAAATCGTGGCGCTGCGCGAACCGCTCGCCCCTGACGGCAGGGTCAAAACGGATATCCACAACCCGGACGCCGCCAAACGCAGCCGCCCCATCATCGGTATGGTCTTCATGACCGGATTCACCCCCGCTGGCGCCGGGAAATGGGACCATGGAACCATCTACGATCCGAAATCCGGCAAGACTTATTCCTGCACCATGGAGTTGACGGGAGCCAACACCTTGGAGGTGCGCGGTTACGTCCTTCTCTCCGTCATCGGACGCACGGAGATCTGGACCCGAGGTGACCTATAA
- a CDS encoding diacylglycerol kinase family lipid kinase, protein MNPASGNVGPENRALVEGRLRALTDSLEVHEVTPASKLVAEARAAAEGGAELVVVAGGDGTIREVASGMVNTGVALGILPLGTFNNLALSLGIPREIDRACEILERGHPRKIDVGLANEKHFFFEAAGVGVDAELFPIGELVKQGRFTMIFRAIRLALRYRQAAVLLRFDRSVSEAYQSSRRGLSPVRHRRRRFRSKSRNRIRLRCSFLAVANGPYYGTNFAICPTAKLDDGLFTIGVFRDFSKRELATHLWSISRGRYHFHPKMEIFEVESFEVNARRALFVHVDGLPIGTTPVRFRVLREALTVMVKEGPSVA, encoded by the coding sequence GTGAATCCAGCAAGCGGCAACGTCGGACCGGAAAACCGGGCCCTGGTGGAAGGGCGGCTTCGTGCGCTGACGGACTCGCTTGAGGTGCATGAAGTTACGCCGGCGTCGAAGCTGGTGGCGGAAGCCAGAGCTGCGGCCGAGGGAGGCGCGGAGTTGGTGGTGGTGGCGGGCGGTGACGGTACCATCCGGGAGGTTGCCTCCGGGATGGTAAACACCGGGGTGGCGCTCGGCATCCTGCCGCTTGGCACCTTCAACAACCTTGCCCTGAGCCTCGGTATTCCGCGTGAAATCGATCGCGCCTGCGAGATTCTCGAGCGCGGGCACCCTCGCAAGATCGATGTCGGCCTGGCCAATGAGAAACATTTCTTTTTCGAAGCCGCCGGGGTGGGGGTTGACGCGGAACTTTTTCCGATTGGGGAACTGGTCAAGCAAGGCCGGTTCACCATGATCTTTCGAGCTATCCGCCTGGCTTTGAGGTACCGCCAGGCGGCGGTTTTGTTACGTTTTGACCGGTCTGTGAGCGAAGCTTACCAATCCTCGCGCCGCGGCTTGTCGCCCGTGCGCCACCGGCGCCGCCGGTTTCGCTCAAAAAGCCGTAACCGCATCCGGTTAAGGTGTTCGTTCCTGGCGGTTGCGAACGGCCCTTACTATGGCACGAATTTCGCCATCTGCCCTACCGCCAAGCTTGATGACGGGCTCTTTACCATTGGGGTATTTCGAGACTTCAGCAAACGGGAGCTTGCCACCCACCTCTGGTCGATCAGCCGCGGCCGTTACCATTTCCATCCGAAGATGGAGATCTTCGAGGTGGAATCGTTCGAGGTGAATGCCCGACGGGCCTTGTTCGTCCATGTCGACGGCCTGCCGATCGGCACCACACCCGTCCGTTTTCGAGTATTGCGCGAGGCCCTGACGGTGATGGTGAAGGAGGGACCGAGCGTCGCATGA